One genomic window of Columba livia isolate bColLiv1 breed racing homer chromosome 9, bColLiv1.pat.W.v2, whole genome shotgun sequence includes the following:
- the OTOL1 gene encoding otolin-1 — MWSSPGPISTFVLLVVAAVHAGVKVTPDVKYTKTKPVQLAGDGASHTPPTPFAGKSPFPAAPARAEFSTPSPVARGATTLFPIENYTLDTTDFFFNCCDCCPPTAGPRGRPGEQGPPGPKGEKGDAGLQGLPGAPGPQGPKGSKGERGGKGEQGERGLSGNPGYPGKPGLQGEAGAKGNKGNYGFPGLKGQKGSKGDTCENGTKGDKGDRGDVGGPGVAGEQGDKGEKGDTGDKGYCGEPGGRGAKGERGEAGTKGEKGSKGEMGAEGVQGADGKQGEKGERGNKGEKGDLGPAGAMGPSGPKGVAGSKGGRGAPGKKGSRGAKGARGDTAKLLRSAFSAGLSKPFPPPNVPIRFDKILYNDQADYNPSTGKFNCSVPGAYVFSYHLTVRGRPARVSLVAQSRKVAKARETLYGQEIDQASFLTVLKLSAGDQVWLEVARDWNGVYVSAEDDSIFTGFLLYPDVFEILL; from the exons ATGTGGAGCTCACCAGGGCCCATCTCGACGTTTGTGCTGCTGGTTGTTGCTGCCGTGCACGCGGGAGTGAAGGTGACCCCAGATGTCAAGTACACGAAGACGAAGCCCGTGCAGCTGGCGGGTGACGGTGCCTCTCACACCCCTCCCACTCCCTTCGCGGGAAAAAGCCCGTTCCCAGCAGCACCGGCCAGAGCCGAGTTCTCCACCCCAAGCCCCGTGGCCCGAGGGGCCACCACACTCTTCCCCATTGAGAACTACACTCTCGACACGACTGATTTCTTCTTCAACTGCTGTGACTGCTGCCCACCCACTGCGGGGCCGCGAGGGCGGCCGGGGGAGCAGGGACCACCAG GTCCCAAGGGGGAGAAGGGAGACGCTGGTTTGCAAGGTCTGCCAGGAGCCCCCGGTCCTCAAGGTCCTAAAGGTTCCAAAGGAGAAAGAG GAGGCAAAGGAGAGCAAGGCGAGCGAGGATTGAGTGGAAACCCCGGGTATCCAGGCAAACCTGGGCTGCAAG GTGAAGCTGGAGCAAAAGGCAATAAGGGCAACTACGGCTTCCCTGGACTGAAGGGACAAAAGGGCTCCAAAGGGGACACTTGTGAGAATGGCACCAAAGGAGACAAGGGAGATAGGGGGGATGTCGGGGGTCCCGGAGTGGCCGGAGAACAGGGTGACAAGGGGGAAAAGGGTGAcacaggggacaaggggtaTTGTGGGGAGCCGGGGGGGAGAGGCGCaaagggggagagaggagaagcggggacaaagggagagaaaggcagCAAAGGGGAGATGGGGGCTGAGGGTGTTCAGGGGGCAGATGGAAAACAGGGAGAGAAGGGTGAGCGAGGAAATAAGGGTGAAAAAGGGGACCTGGGACCCGCCGGTGCGATGGGACCTTCTGGGCCCAAGGGGGTTGCCGGCAGCAAGGGGGGCCGAGGGGCCCCGGGAAAGAAAGGCTCCCGTGGGGCGAAAGGTGCCCGGGGGGACACAGCAAAGCTCCTACGATCAGCCTTCAGCGCCGGCTTGTCCAAGCCCTTCCCTCCGCCCAACGTCCCCATTCGGTTTGACAAGATCTTGTACAACGACCAAGCAGATTACAACCCTTCCACCGGCAAATTCAACTGCAGCGTGCCCGGGGCGTACGTCTTCTCCTACCACCTCACCGTCCGAGGGCGGCCGGCCCGCGTCAGCCTGGTTGCCCAGAGCAGGAAGGTGGCCAAAGCCCGGGAGACGCTCTACGGCCAGGAGATCGACCAGGCGTCTTTCCTGACCGTCCTCAAGCTGAGCGCAGGTGACCAGGTGTGGCTGGAGGTTGCACGGGACTGGAACGGGGTCTACGTCAGCGCTGAGGATGACAGCATCTTCACAGGGTTTCTTCTATATCCAGATGTTTTTGAGATCCTGCTATAG